The Coregonus clupeaformis isolate EN_2021a unplaced genomic scaffold, ASM2061545v1 scaf0636, whole genome shotgun sequence genome window below encodes:
- the LOC121559823 gene encoding iroquois-class homeodomain protein irx-4-like: protein MSYPQFGYPYSSAPQFLMTTNSLTTCCESSGRSIADSGVTASAQTPVYCPVYESRLLASARHELSSAAALGVYGNPYTGSQGYGNYVTYGTDASAFYSLGTFDNKDATEPAHARITQAAAYCPYDPTLGHYQYDRYGCMDGGTRRKNATRETTSTLKAWLQEHRKNPYPTKGEKIMLAIITKMTLTQVSTWFANARRRLKKENKMTWPPRNKCSDEKRYNEDDEGSQEENINSENNDDEKDKDLALSDLDDFDMIESESSECELKHQYLMNTHMTTTDCSNDHLKDTSLKISIPVSLGGEQQLSKTSPEDCDSRQGKACYKQQGDQILDGKPRIWSLAQTATSLNQAEYPSCMLRCQPGLPASPAASSPITVLDRRQDSPVTTLKNWVDGVFHDPLFRHSTLNEALTNTTVSWTTNTKGSILETDALERSVGSIKGLPSLQHQDSTKDNMNFPKTVNKLFCS from the exons ATGTCATATCCACAATTCGGATATCCCTACTCGTCTGCACCACAA TTCCTCATGACAACCAACTCTTTGACAACTTGCTGCGAGTCAAGCGGCAGAAGCATCGCTGACTCCGGGGTGACAGCCTCCGCCCAGACGCCGGTCTACTGCCCAGTGTACGAGAGCCGGTTGTTGGCCAGCGCCAGGCACGAGCTGAGCTCCGCAGCGGCTCTGGGGGTGTATGGGAACCCGTACACTGGGAGTCAAGGCTATGGAAATTACGTTACTTATGGAACCGACGCGTCCGCGTTCTACTCGCTG GGGACATTCGATAACAAAGATGCAACAGAGCCTGCGCATGCGAGGATAACCCAGGCAGCAGCTTACTGCCCCTATGACCCCACTCTGGGACATTATCAATACGACAG ATATGGCTGTATGGACGGAGGGACCAGGAGGAAGAACGCCACCCGAGAGACAACCAGCACCCTGAAGGCCTGGCTACAGGAGCACAGGAAGAACCCCTACCCCACCAAGGGAGAGAAGATCATGTTGGCCATCATTACTAAGATGACCCTGACGCAGGTGTCCACCTGGTTCGCCAACGCCAGGAGGAGGCTGAAGAAGGAGAACAAGATGACGTGGCCTCCGAGGAACAAGTGTTCTGATGAGAAGAGATATAATGAAGATGATGAGGGTTCTCAGgaggagaacatcaacagtgagAACAACGATGATG AGAAAGATAAGGATCTCGCGCTGAGTGACCTGGACGACTTCGACATGATAGAATCAGAGAGCTCGGAGTGCGAGCTCAAACACCAGTACCTCATGAACACTCACATGACGACGACTGACTGTTCGAACGACCATCTGAAGGACACATCTTTAAAGATCAGCATTCCCGTGTCCCTGGGCGGGGAGCAGCAGCTCAGTAAAACCTCACCAGAGGACTGCGACAGCCGGCAGGGGAAAGCCTGCTACAAACAACAGGGCGACCAGATACTGGACGGCAAACCACGGATCTGGTCGTTGGCCCAGACGGCCACGTCTCTGAACCAGGCGGAGTACCCGTCCTGTATGTTGAGGTGTCAGCCGGGCCTGCCCGCCTCTCCGGCCGCCTCCTCCCCTATCACGGTTCTAGACAGACGGCAGGACTCTCCCGTTACAACTCTCAAAAACTGGGTGGATGGGGTTTTCCACGACCCGTTGTTCAGACACAGTACTTTGAACGAGGCCCTGACCAACACCACGGTCTCGTGGACCACGAACACCAAGGGTTCTATACTAGAGACCGACGCTCTGGAACGTTCTGTTGGGAGCATCAAAGGACTTCCTTCTCTACAGCACCAAGACTCCACGAAGGACAATATGAATTTTCCTAAAACTGTCAACAAACTCTTCTGCTCTTAA